One part of the Marinobacter sp. M3C genome encodes these proteins:
- a CDS encoding FixH family protein has protein sequence MTAETPVAPWYRQPWFWFLTIAPLAAITWSMTMLVVAINMEDSMVSDDYSKEGRGINLEIARDVRAAELELVADIQFDGRQLSLDLASTEDFPYLILDLFHPTLDKYDRVVQFRRESLGHYTALMNEDIDGRWYYDLRGPTNDWRLKGEAWLPAENGLKLKAGLVKG, from the coding sequence ATGACTGCTGAAACACCCGTTGCACCCTGGTACCGCCAGCCCTGGTTCTGGTTTTTGACCATCGCTCCACTGGCAGCGATTACGTGGAGTATGACCATGCTGGTCGTTGCCATTAACATGGAAGACAGCATGGTGTCAGACGACTATTCGAAGGAAGGTCGGGGTATCAACCTTGAAATAGCCCGTGACGTCAGGGCCGCCGAACTGGAACTGGTAGCCGACATCCAGTTTGATGGCCGCCAACTGTCCCTGGACCTGGCCTCTACCGAAGATTTCCCGTATCTGATACTGGACTTGTTCCACCCAACCCTGGACAAGTACGATCGGGTGGTACAGTTCCGCCGCGAGAGCTTGGGCCACTACACAGCGCTAATGAATGAAGACATCGACGGCCGCTGGTACTACGATTTACGCGGTCCTACCAACGACTGGCGACTGAAAGGCGAAGCCTGGCTGCCAGCAGAGAACGGACTCAAGCTGAAAGCGGGCCTAGTTAAAGGGTGA
- a CDS encoding DNA-J related domain-containing protein, with amino-acid sequence MTNTSTLNQPGAITHSGDSSPHQALQSHIAHLQVALEHELRQAPGGLSEYALIKKLQQPPWQLLGDVRFDQPELLYQVHFLLFHTLYTLRDQLAEDGETLAISALLTRLEKRPEVSSQQLSGPRLSGKSLPAQADSLRAFYLDLNQYRLSTAQIHAMLDNFYAGHRGANDHHDTSEVGAAANCLGYSDRRLPDRFHEVKQRFRRAVMQAHPDRGGSTQQIQKLNAAFAVIRNHYRGRY; translated from the coding sequence ATGACCAACACATCAACACTCAACCAGCCCGGCGCCATTACCCACTCTGGCGATTCCAGTCCCCATCAAGCTCTACAAAGCCACATAGCCCACCTGCAAGTTGCTCTGGAGCACGAGCTGCGCCAAGCACCTGGGGGGCTGAGTGAATACGCCCTGATCAAAAAGCTGCAGCAGCCACCTTGGCAACTCTTGGGTGATGTGCGCTTTGATCAACCCGAGCTGTTATACCAGGTTCACTTCTTGCTGTTTCACACCCTGTATACGCTGCGCGATCAATTGGCCGAAGACGGTGAAACCCTGGCGATATCAGCCTTGCTGACCCGGCTTGAAAAGCGCCCCGAAGTGTCGAGCCAACAGCTGTCTGGCCCGAGATTATCTGGCAAAAGCCTGCCGGCCCAGGCCGATTCCTTGCGGGCATTTTATCTGGACCTGAACCAATATCGGCTATCCACGGCGCAGATTCACGCCATGCTTGACAACTTCTACGCCGGCCATCGGGGTGCCAATGATCATCACGACACATCGGAAGTTGGCGCAGCAGCGAACTGTCTGGGCTATAGCGACAGGCGTTTGCCGGACCGTTTTCACGAGGTAAAACAGCGCTTTCGCCGCGCCGTTATGCAGGCGCACCCCGACAGAGGCGGCAGCACTCAGCAAATCCAGAAACTTAACGCAGCCTTTGCCGTCATCAGAAACCACTATCGCGGGCGCTACTAA
- a CDS encoding polysaccharide deacetylase family protein: MNRQGFVAATLAIALVLPAGASADLAILQYHHISDSTPDATSTSPALFQAQLQLIEQLGLAVEPLYEATQKALAGNGGDAVALSFDDAYSSVYSNAAPILARLNYPYTLFVNADTIGNSGFMTLQQLQELASTGLATIANHSAGHGHLAKTPNEEAKQWQERINQSLDSAQTLLEKEFGKAPPMFAYPYGEFDAALEQQMNQRGWLAFGQQSGPVGATSSRTRLPRFPMANAYGQLQGLENKLLSKALPVSGEDLPDGIVSTNPPHLRMTLPSGFTPGKLTCFGSGQGRIKVTANAQQANVQAPAAFNSRRFRYNCTYPAGDGRFYWFSQPWLNLSRPED; encoded by the coding sequence ATGAACCGACAGGGTTTTGTAGCCGCCACGCTGGCTATCGCACTGGTATTGCCTGCGGGCGCCAGCGCAGATCTGGCCATATTGCAATACCACCACATCAGCGATAGCACGCCGGACGCCACCAGTACGTCGCCGGCACTGTTTCAAGCCCAACTACAACTGATTGAACAACTCGGGCTGGCAGTTGAGCCACTGTACGAAGCAACACAAAAAGCCCTGGCGGGTAATGGCGGCGATGCCGTCGCTCTGAGTTTTGATGACGCCTACAGTTCCGTGTATTCCAATGCGGCACCCATATTGGCGCGACTTAACTATCCCTACACTCTGTTTGTGAACGCCGACACCATCGGCAACAGCGGTTTTATGACGTTACAGCAGCTGCAGGAACTGGCGTCTACGGGCCTGGCAACCATCGCCAACCACAGTGCCGGGCACGGGCACCTGGCCAAGACACCCAACGAGGAAGCAAAGCAGTGGCAAGAGCGCATTAATCAAAGCCTTGATAGCGCGCAAACGTTGCTTGAAAAAGAGTTTGGCAAAGCACCGCCAATGTTCGCCTACCCTTATGGCGAGTTTGATGCAGCTCTGGAACAGCAAATGAACCAGCGCGGCTGGCTGGCGTTCGGGCAGCAATCCGGCCCCGTCGGTGCAACCTCAAGCCGCACCCGCCTGCCACGATTCCCCATGGCTAACGCCTATGGGCAGCTACAAGGCCTGGAAAACAAGTTGTTGAGTAAGGCTTTACCGGTGTCGGGCGAGGATCTTCCGGACGGCATTGTCAGCACCAACCCACCGCACCTGCGGATGACCCTGCCCAGCGGATTCACGCCAGGCAAACTGACCTGCTTCGGCTCCGGCCAGGGCCGAATAAAGGTAACCGCCAACGCGCAGCAGGCGAATGTTCAGGCGCCCGCTGCATTTAACAGCCGCCGCTTTCGCTATAACTGCACCTACCCCGCAGGCGACGGGCGCTTTTACTGGTTTTCCCAACCCTGGCTGAACTTATCCCGACCAGAAGATTGA
- a CDS encoding methylated-DNA--[protein]-cysteine S-methyltransferase — protein sequence MSSSQVTEHITWQSAQCYLGQVLVACSDKGVCALLTGQTLPPLMERLRSRFPRAQLCQAESACPSWLGKVKAQLTDGRSAEPLALDLRGTEFQQQVWQALQSIPSGEVISYAELARRAGRPKAVRAAASACGANPVAVLVPCHRVLRSNGDLGGYNGGVAIKKALLAHEQTLSDR from the coding sequence ATGTCATCATCTCAGGTCACAGAGCACATCACCTGGCAATCCGCGCAATGCTATCTGGGCCAGGTGCTTGTAGCCTGCAGTGACAAGGGTGTGTGCGCTCTGCTGACCGGGCAGACATTGCCACCGCTAATGGAACGATTGCGCAGTCGCTTCCCACGTGCTCAATTATGCCAGGCAGAGAGTGCTTGCCCGAGCTGGCTGGGCAAAGTGAAAGCCCAGCTGACAGACGGCCGCAGCGCGGAACCCCTGGCTCTGGATTTGCGCGGCACTGAGTTTCAGCAGCAAGTCTGGCAAGCGTTACAAAGCATCCCCAGTGGTGAAGTCATCAGCTACGCCGAGCTGGCGCGGCGGGCAGGGCGCCCAAAGGCTGTGCGCGCCGCCGCCAGCGCCTGCGGAGCCAACCCGGTGGCCGTGCTGGTGCCCTGCCATCGGGTATTGCGCAGCAATGGCGACCTGGGTGGCTATAATGGCGGTGTTGCTATCAAAAAAGCGCTGCTGGCCCATGAGCAGACGCTGTCTGACCGCTAG
- a CDS encoding DASS family sodium-coupled anion symporter, producing the protein MSNQPLSVAQPEGLPRSQVIGLVVGLAGFLACLIIPPPGGMSVQAWAAGGMMWLMATWWSTEAIPIPATALLPILLVPALGLGSIGQATAPYANPIIFLFLGGFTLGLAMQRWNLHRRIALLTLRAMGVKPKNQIAGFMMATAFLSMWVSNTATAVMMLPIGLSIIAMTQSDNEEGLRRYGTALLLAIAYSASIGGIATLIGTPPNALLAAYLLETQGIEVGFAQWMLLGLPVSVVMLLLVWWWLTRIDFGIGRADDSGEMIRRELEALGPLGRGEKLVGLVFLLTASAWIFRPLLSANLAPWLSDTGIAIAAALALFLIPVDTRERKFLLDWESAEKLPWGVLLLFGGGLAMAGVISSSGLASWIAEAMGAATLLPALLMVALVTLVIIFLTEVTSNTATAAAFLPLLGALAVAQDISPLLLTVPAAIAASCAFMMPVATPPNAIVFSSGHMRIGDMLRAGFALNLMGVVVVTVASYWLMSWVFGL; encoded by the coding sequence ATGAGTAATCAGCCATTGTCAGTGGCGCAGCCGGAAGGTTTGCCGCGGAGTCAGGTGATCGGGTTGGTGGTCGGTTTGGCGGGCTTTTTGGCGTGCCTTATTATACCGCCGCCTGGTGGAATGTCGGTCCAAGCATGGGCTGCTGGGGGCATGATGTGGTTGATGGCCACCTGGTGGTCTACCGAGGCGATTCCGATTCCTGCCACGGCGCTTTTGCCGATTTTGTTGGTTCCGGCATTAGGCTTGGGCAGTATTGGCCAGGCGACAGCGCCGTACGCCAACCCCATCATCTTCCTGTTTCTGGGCGGTTTTACCCTGGGCCTGGCGATGCAGCGCTGGAATTTACACCGGCGCATTGCTCTGTTAACGCTGAGGGCCATGGGTGTTAAACCAAAAAATCAGATTGCCGGTTTCATGATGGCCACTGCGTTTCTGAGCATGTGGGTGAGCAACACGGCAACGGCGGTAATGATGTTGCCCATCGGCCTGTCTATCATCGCCATGACCCAGAGCGACAATGAAGAGGGCCTGCGCCGCTACGGCACAGCGCTGCTTTTAGCGATTGCCTACTCCGCCAGTATTGGTGGTATTGCGACCTTGATTGGTACGCCTCCCAACGCTCTGCTGGCGGCTTATCTGCTGGAAACCCAGGGCATTGAAGTCGGCTTTGCCCAGTGGATGCTGTTGGGACTGCCGGTTTCGGTGGTGATGTTGTTGCTGGTGTGGTGGTGGCTGACCCGGATAGATTTTGGTATTGGTCGCGCTGACGACAGCGGCGAAATGATCCGCCGCGAGCTGGAGGCCCTTGGGCCACTTGGGCGCGGTGAAAAACTGGTCGGACTGGTGTTTTTACTAACAGCCAGCGCCTGGATATTTCGCCCGTTACTGTCGGCGAACCTGGCGCCTTGGCTGAGTGATACCGGTATTGCCATTGCCGCCGCGTTGGCGCTGTTCCTGATTCCGGTGGACACCCGAGAGCGTAAATTTCTGCTGGACTGGGAGAGCGCGGAAAAACTGCCTTGGGGTGTGTTGCTGCTGTTCGGTGGTGGCTTGGCCATGGCTGGCGTCATTAGCAGCTCTGGCCTGGCGAGTTGGATAGCCGAAGCTATGGGTGCAGCAACCCTGTTGCCGGCATTGTTGATGGTCGCGCTGGTCACCCTGGTGATTATTTTCCTGACCGAAGTCACCAGCAACACGGCCACCGCTGCCGCCTTTTTGCCTCTGCTGGGCGCTTTGGCAGTGGCGCAGGATATTTCTCCGTTGTTGTTGACGGTTCCCGCGGCCATTGCCGCCAGCTGTGCCTTCATGATGCCGGTGGCCACACCGCCAAACGCCATTGTATTCTCCAGCGGCCATATGCGGATCGGCGATATGTTGCGTGCCGGTTTCGCCCTGAACCTGATGGGTGTGGTGGTGGTTACCGTAGCCAGCTATTGGTTAATGAGCTGGGTGTTTGGCTTGTGA
- a CDS encoding heavy metal translocating P-type ATPase, with product MIPLNCFHCGEPANGEPAITLLLDDKQRHFCCQGCKAVCETIRREGLAGFYDFRTEPAITPRQLTGAELGRLRELDHPLVQQSFVSPVKAGQEAQILIGGITCAACIWLLENHLQRQTGVLSFTVNHTTQRARLEWASDQVQLSDLLIAVHQLGYTARPYHADEVENALKVEHRSMLIRLAVAGIGSFQSMMLAFPMYFGMVNDLSSDFVSFFRWFSLLVATPVVFYSAKPFFRNASRDLRSRHLTMDVPVAIAIGLAYGASAWVTVMGGDEVYFESVCMFTFFLLLGRYIEVQARYRAGLSGNALVGFQPRVATLVTGSNSETNVVAAHSLKAGDVVRIRPGETLPVDGEILRGQSTLNEAALTGEYLPETRIPGDTVHAGSVNGENALDITVVSAGAQTRLSSILRVLDRVQSEKPKVARMADRMAGKFVGRVLILAPIVWLGWWWYGADNAFDITLSVLVVTCPCALSLATPTAITAATVKLRKLGLLPTRGHTLESMNDVDTVVFDKTGTLTRGELSLVNQHSAGTLDADQCLRLAAGLEAFSEHPIARVFHDLPKALISNVKNYLGGGLSGHWGEQTLYIGHPQFVAEHSGLALPEAPECTGIAIWLASDQQWLARFQLDDQPRADAANAIAALHDLGIRTLLLSGDRSGHVQQIARQLGINEAIGQASPEDKLAVLQKLNAEGCKIMMVGDGLNDLPSMAGASVSVAMGSAADLTQLKADAVLLNGQLMQLVEALATSRQTRKVIRQNLWWALIYNLAALPLAAAGLVPPWLAAIGMSASSLVVVLNALRLGKMPTPARKSQPLVGSMALR from the coding sequence GTGATCCCCTTGAATTGCTTCCACTGCGGCGAGCCGGCAAACGGCGAGCCGGCTATTACCCTGCTTTTGGATGACAAACAAAGGCACTTTTGCTGCCAGGGCTGCAAAGCCGTTTGTGAAACCATCCGCCGGGAGGGCTTGGCTGGGTTCTACGATTTCCGCACAGAGCCTGCTATCACTCCGCGACAGCTTACCGGCGCAGAGCTTGGCCGCCTGCGCGAGCTTGACCATCCTTTGGTACAGCAGTCGTTTGTCAGCCCGGTAAAAGCCGGCCAGGAAGCCCAGATTCTGATTGGCGGCATTACCTGTGCGGCCTGCATCTGGCTGCTTGAAAACCACCTGCAGAGACAGACCGGAGTGCTGTCGTTTACCGTCAACCACACCACCCAGCGCGCGCGACTGGAGTGGGCCTCAGACCAGGTTCAGCTCAGCGACTTGCTGATAGCGGTGCACCAGCTGGGCTATACCGCCCGGCCCTACCACGCTGATGAAGTAGAAAACGCACTGAAAGTAGAACATCGCTCTATGCTGATCCGCCTGGCCGTGGCAGGCATTGGCTCGTTCCAGAGCATGATGCTGGCGTTTCCCATGTATTTTGGAATGGTGAACGATCTATCGTCAGATTTTGTCAGCTTCTTCCGCTGGTTCAGCCTGCTGGTGGCCACCCCGGTGGTGTTTTACAGTGCCAAACCGTTTTTCCGGAACGCCAGCCGCGACCTTCGTAGCCGCCACCTGACTATGGACGTGCCGGTCGCCATTGCTATTGGCCTGGCCTACGGCGCCAGCGCCTGGGTAACGGTGATGGGCGGCGACGAAGTCTATTTTGAATCGGTGTGCATGTTCACTTTTTTCCTGTTGCTGGGCCGTTATATTGAAGTGCAGGCGCGTTATCGTGCCGGCCTGTCCGGCAACGCCCTGGTGGGTTTTCAGCCCAGGGTGGCCACGCTTGTGACCGGCAGCAACAGCGAAACCAATGTTGTTGCCGCCCACAGCTTGAAAGCCGGCGATGTGGTGCGCATCCGCCCGGGTGAAACCCTGCCAGTAGACGGCGAAATACTCCGCGGCCAGTCTACCCTCAACGAAGCCGCGTTAACCGGTGAGTATCTTCCAGAAACCCGAATACCCGGAGATACCGTGCACGCCGGCAGCGTTAACGGCGAAAACGCGCTGGACATCACAGTGGTGAGTGCAGGCGCGCAAACCCGTCTGTCGAGCATTCTGCGGGTGCTCGATCGGGTGCAGTCGGAAAAACCAAAAGTAGCCCGCATGGCCGATCGGATGGCTGGCAAATTTGTCGGCCGAGTGCTGATTCTGGCGCCTATAGTGTGGTTGGGTTGGTGGTGGTACGGCGCCGATAACGCGTTTGATATTACTCTTTCAGTGCTGGTGGTTACCTGCCCCTGCGCGTTGTCGTTGGCCACTCCTACTGCCATTACAGCGGCCACGGTAAAGCTGCGCAAACTTGGCCTGCTGCCCACCCGTGGCCATACCCTTGAGTCCATGAACGATGTCGACACCGTGGTGTTTGATAAAACAGGCACCCTCACCCGTGGTGAGCTCAGCCTAGTGAACCAGCACAGCGCGGGCACTCTCGATGCTGACCAGTGCCTTCGCCTGGCCGCTGGCCTGGAAGCGTTTTCTGAACACCCCATTGCCAGAGTGTTTCACGATTTGCCAAAAGCCCTGATCAGCAACGTCAAAAATTACTTGGGCGGCGGGTTGTCTGGCCACTGGGGCGAACAGACTTTGTACATTGGCCATCCACAATTTGTCGCCGAGCACAGCGGCTTGGCCTTGCCAGAGGCGCCTGAATGTACAGGTATCGCCATTTGGCTGGCCTCAGACCAACAATGGTTGGCCCGCTTTCAGCTTGACGACCAGCCCCGTGCCGACGCAGCCAACGCCATTGCAGCGTTACACGACCTTGGCATTCGCACCCTACTGCTCAGCGGTGACCGCTCTGGACACGTGCAACAGATTGCCCGCCAACTGGGTATTAATGAAGCCATTGGCCAGGCTTCGCCGGAAGACAAACTGGCGGTGTTACAAAAGCTCAATGCCGAGGGCTGCAAGATCATGATGGTGGGCGACGGCCTGAACGATTTGCCGTCTATGGCCGGAGCCAGCGTGTCTGTGGCCATGGGCTCAGCCGCAGACCTGACCCAGCTTAAAGCCGACGCCGTACTGCTCAATGGCCAGCTAATGCAACTGGTAGAAGCGCTGGCCACAAGTCGCCAGACCCGCAAGGTTATTCGCCAGAATTTGTGGTGGGCATTGATTTACAATCTGGCCGCGCTGCCTTTGGCGGCGGCAGGCCTGGTGCCACCTTGGTTGGCCGCCATCGGTATGTCCGCCAGTTCTCTGGTGGTGGTATTAAACGCGCTGCGCCTGGGCAAAATGCCAACGCCAGCCCGCAAGTCACAGCCGTTAGTTGGCAGTATGGCGCTGCGCTGA
- the ccoS gene encoding cbb3-type cytochrome oxidase assembly protein CcoS, whose translation MEIVVVLVPLMLMLVTGGIVLFNWAVKNGQYDDLEGPAHRILYDDDKDRIPEDAITGLEKTRRSASDPQDEPQTDTDTGTLKADEAASKPGSSSN comes from the coding sequence GTGGAAATTGTTGTGGTGCTTGTACCGTTAATGCTGATGCTGGTCACTGGTGGCATTGTTCTGTTCAACTGGGCGGTCAAAAACGGCCAGTATGACGACCTGGAAGGGCCCGCCCACCGCATTCTGTATGACGACGACAAAGACCGAATTCCGGAAGACGCCATCACCGGGTTGGAAAAAACCCGGCGTAGTGCCAGCGACCCACAAGATGAGCCACAAACCGACACTGACACTGGCACGTTAAAAGCCGATGAAGCGGCGAGCAAGCCTGGCAGCAGCAGCAACTGA
- the ttcA gene encoding tRNA 2-thiocytidine(32) synthetase TtcA, which translates to MHPVTDPQKPDARREQQKLQKRLQREAGQAIADFSMIEAGDKIMCCLSGGKDSYAMLDILLSLQKKAPVRFEVIAVNLDQEQPGFPQHVLPQYLQNLGIEYHIIERDTYSVVKDKIPAGKTTCGLCSRLRRGILYAFAEANGVTKIALGHHRDDLLETLFLNMFYAGKLKSMPPLLHSDDGRNTVIRPLAYCREKDLERFAELRGYPVIPCNLCGSQENLQRQVIKDMFKVWDEQHPGRLETMFSALCNVEPSHLADPQLYNFPENSRSWAPRSVAPNGDAKPGVTVVSGKAREEFGRLDVLNL; encoded by the coding sequence ATGCACCCAGTAACTGATCCGCAAAAACCCGATGCGCGGCGCGAGCAACAAAAACTGCAGAAGCGCCTGCAACGGGAAGCCGGGCAAGCAATTGCGGACTTCTCGATGATCGAGGCCGGCGACAAGATTATGTGTTGCCTCAGCGGCGGGAAAGATTCCTATGCGATGCTGGACATTCTGCTGAGCTTGCAGAAAAAAGCTCCGGTGCGTTTTGAGGTGATTGCGGTCAATCTGGATCAGGAACAACCAGGTTTCCCGCAGCATGTTTTACCGCAATACCTGCAGAATCTGGGCATTGAATACCATATTATCGAGCGAGATACTTACAGCGTCGTTAAAGATAAAATTCCCGCCGGTAAAACCACCTGTGGTTTGTGCTCACGACTGCGGCGGGGGATTTTGTATGCCTTCGCCGAGGCCAATGGGGTGACCAAAATTGCTCTTGGCCATCATCGTGACGACCTGCTGGAAACCCTGTTTCTAAATATGTTCTACGCTGGCAAGCTCAAGTCTATGCCACCTCTGCTGCACAGTGACGACGGCCGAAATACGGTCATCCGACCGTTGGCCTATTGCCGTGAGAAGGACCTTGAACGCTTCGCCGAACTGCGGGGCTATCCGGTTATTCCCTGTAACTTGTGTGGCTCTCAGGAAAATCTGCAACGCCAGGTGATAAAAGACATGTTCAAGGTCTGGGATGAACAGCACCCCGGGCGCCTGGAAACCATGTTTAGTGCCTTGTGTAACGTAGAACCATCGCACCTGGCAGACCCGCAGTTATATAATTTTCCGGAAAATTCCAGAAGCTGGGCACCGCGTTCTGTTGCTCCGAATGGCGACGCAAAGCCGGGCGTTACAGTGGTTTCAGGCAAGGCTAGGGAAGAGTTCGGGCGCCTTGACGTTCTGAACCTGTAA
- a CDS encoding sulfite exporter TauE/SafE family protein, with amino-acid sequence MAGELYLSYSSAFLIGILGSTHCLGMCGGISASLSMAMPVGKGFRLRQTLTLLAFNGGRIGSYALIAALVALLSTSAASQWASMGLALRTLAGLLLIFMGLSMGQWWQGIRYVEKLGAPVWKKLSPLTRKLLPVHNPMQALALGALWGWLPCGLVYSTLGWAALQPTVPSAALTMLFFGLGTLPSMLATGYAARWVRGLQSHRLFRKFSGVMLVVFGFWTLPLMALMGAGGMH; translated from the coding sequence ATGGCGGGCGAACTTTACCTCAGCTATTCCAGCGCGTTTCTGATTGGCATCCTCGGCAGCACTCATTGCCTGGGCATGTGTGGTGGAATCAGTGCGTCACTATCTATGGCAATGCCAGTAGGCAAGGGTTTTCGCCTGCGCCAGACACTCACCCTGCTGGCGTTCAACGGGGGCCGCATTGGCAGCTATGCGCTGATTGCCGCCTTGGTGGCATTACTGAGCACCTCGGCGGCAAGCCAATGGGCGTCCATGGGGCTGGCATTACGAACTCTGGCAGGGCTACTGCTGATTTTTATGGGATTGTCCATGGGGCAGTGGTGGCAGGGTATCCGTTATGTGGAAAAGCTGGGTGCGCCGGTGTGGAAAAAACTGTCGCCGCTAACCCGCAAACTGCTGCCAGTGCACAACCCTATGCAAGCTCTTGCGTTGGGTGCTCTTTGGGGCTGGCTGCCTTGCGGTCTTGTATACAGCACTCTGGGATGGGCAGCACTGCAGCCTACCGTGCCATCAGCGGCACTGACCATGTTGTTCTTTGGTCTGGGCACCTTGCCCTCTATGTTGGCCACCGGTTACGCCGCGCGCTGGGTACGCGGGCTGCAAAGCCACCGGTTATTCCGTAAATTCAGCGGCGTGATGCTGGTTGTGTTCGGGTTTTGGACCCTGCCTCTGATGGCCCTGATGGGCGCCGGCGGCATGCACTGA
- a CDS encoding diguanylate cyclase has translation MVPQLLVSRLMHSGVLLHCDPDTTIATAAAMMAERSVSSILVIRNDDVLGIWTERDALAIDFTSSSIFAQPVSSVMSSPVISVPTYMPMQEAAVKFRETGKRHFLVVDADGKAAGILSQTDMAINQGIEPYLRLRDVRSATPTMPLSIDGDKTLAEAAASMYKNHAHAAIIDCEKLGLGILTERDIVRLISRNTGNEVVGPLASRPLITVHEEEPLIHARDRLLNLRIRNLAVVNDNNQVIGLVGYGQMLAGVDQLYMKDLRAALERRDSALAQSRRTLQLAERVIASSLEGIMITDAKSRIEFTNPMFTQLTGYNADEVIGKTPALFSSGRHDKAFYDQMWQALAREGVWRGEIWNRRKTGELYLELLTITAVTDDNDIITHYAALFTDITQNRRNEERIRQLAYYDALTGIPNRRLMEDRLEHAIRQTHRNRLVLAVLFIDLDHFKQINDTLGHHVGDSLLLQFTERAQTCLREGDTLARLGGDEFVVILPELNGPEAAKMIAQRLLDKHREDYHIDGHTLSAGASVGISLCSNEVDTARQLLERADAAMYTAKRAGRNAICLFTDAESQKNETSGQTASAHGPAALF, from the coding sequence ATGGTACCGCAACTTCTTGTTTCCCGACTGATGCACAGCGGTGTCCTTCTGCATTGCGATCCTGATACCACTATAGCCACTGCCGCCGCGATGATGGCGGAGCGAAGTGTCAGTTCCATTCTGGTTATTCGCAATGACGACGTGTTGGGCATTTGGACAGAGCGCGATGCCCTGGCCATTGATTTTACATCATCTTCTATCTTTGCCCAGCCGGTCAGTTCGGTAATGAGCTCGCCGGTTATCTCCGTGCCCACCTACATGCCCATGCAGGAAGCCGCGGTTAAATTCCGCGAAACCGGCAAACGTCACTTTCTGGTGGTCGACGCCGACGGCAAGGCGGCCGGTATTCTCTCGCAAACCGACATGGCGATAAACCAGGGTATTGAACCCTATCTGCGTTTGCGTGACGTGCGCTCCGCCACCCCCACAATGCCACTGTCTATAGACGGTGATAAGACCCTGGCGGAAGCTGCGGCCAGCATGTACAAAAACCACGCTCATGCGGCGATTATTGATTGTGAAAAACTGGGATTGGGGATTCTTACCGAGCGCGACATAGTCCGTCTTATCAGCCGCAATACCGGTAATGAAGTGGTCGGCCCCCTGGCCAGCCGCCCATTGATAACCGTGCACGAGGAAGAGCCGCTTATTCACGCCCGTGATCGCCTTCTGAACCTGCGCATCCGTAACTTGGCGGTGGTCAATGACAATAACCAGGTGATCGGCCTGGTGGGCTACGGTCAGATGCTTGCCGGTGTGGACCAGCTGTATATGAAGGATTTGCGCGCCGCGCTGGAGCGGCGGGATTCGGCCCTGGCCCAGTCGCGGCGAACCCTACAACTGGCTGAGCGGGTGATTGCCTCTTCACTGGAAGGCATCATGATTACCGATGCCAAATCGCGCATAGAATTCACTAACCCCATGTTTACCCAACTGACCGGTTACAACGCGGACGAGGTAATCGGTAAAACGCCGGCGCTGTTTTCATCTGGTCGCCATGACAAAGCCTTTTACGACCAGATGTGGCAAGCCCTGGCGCGGGAAGGCGTATGGCGCGGCGAAATCTGGAACCGGCGTAAAACCGGCGAGTTGTATCTGGAATTGCTGACCATTACTGCGGTAACCGATGATAACGACATCATAACCCACTACGCTGCCCTGTTTACCGACATCACCCAGAACCGCCGCAACGAGGAGCGCATTCGCCAGCTGGCCTATTACGATGCACTCACCGGCATTCCCAACCGCCGGCTGATGGAAGACCGCCTGGAACACGCCATCCGCCAGACCCACCGCAACCGACTGGTGCTAGCCGTGCTGTTCATCGACCTGGATCATTTCAAACAGATTAACGACACTCTGGGGCATCACGTAGGCGATTCTTTGCTACTTCAGTTCACCGAAAGAGCACAGACCTGCCTTCGCGAGGGCGACACATTAGCTCGCCTTGGCGGCGATGAGTTTGTGGTGATACTGCCAGAATTGAACGGTCCCGAAGCAGCAAAAATGATTGCGCAGCGCTTGCTGGACAAGCACCGCGAGGACTATCACATTGATGGCCATACCCTGAGTGCCGGCGCCAGCGTAGGCATAAGCCTGTGTTCGAACGAGGTCGACACCGCCCGGCAGCTGCTGGAACGGGCCGATGCGGCCATGTATACGGCCAAACGCGCCGGCCGTAACGCCATTTGCTTATTTACAGACGCCGAAAGCCAAAAAAACGAAACTAGCGGTCAGACAGCGTCTGCTCATGGGCCAGCAGCGCTTTTTTGA